Part of the Mya arenaria isolate MELC-2E11 chromosome 8, ASM2691426v1 genome, tgactgtccttttttgtttgagtaaatcggttgagtatcttatcagttactcttttggtgttgttgtttttaataaaaaatgacaatttactcaatgatattgagactaataattatagattaagacaaagataatgtgtaaggaaacttctaatgagtgggttttatccacagcctaggaggtaaagtgaagcatgatctgccttgaacaaatacaattttaagacaagtactgtcaacttagtgcaccagtcaattgtacccccccccccccccccccaggtttaggggaatactggggttaacccggggaaatgggccgtgttttacctatcaggtggccctgcagtgctgggtgaatgcggtggttttatcttcgcttaaaatatggaggggaatggaccttacctagagtccctggggtgtgggggcatttggcagggattttgccattggatcgtccgcgcagggtggggattttagccggggttggctgtactaaaagtcaaagtccccactattccccagacctggggggggggggggcgtggttacaattgtctggtgcatatccacatgaacgttgtaCTAGTTACTCTAACACTTGAGCTTACTGCGtggatagtcaccgccccacccctatcccacagaactgtttacacaaaaaaaatctgcagcccaaacccaataatgctgaagtaaaggcatgcatagatttcagctggtaaagctgactgggtgccaagctcacacccatcctaccacaacccacaaaactctgcacaatgcaatcaatgattttacagaatagtaatgttgttttaatggcaaggcatggtgtgaaaaataacacggcaaagtatgaATTAAAACTTACTTTTCATAGGGTACtcctataactgttgagaaaatgttgacatttagtccatgcatgcatttaatccgatgtaatgattcatgcatgccatgaaccgtatgatcatttctgactgtcaagtacattttctgtgtgctcacgatttttctTGAGGAAAAagagtgcttcaactataaggaaacatctaaatattcataaaacgaacattctttgaggttacaataaatattttctcttaaacaagcacatttaatttaacacaatccatttccttgttgttacaatgggtcttctttacgcggattgaaacggtgttaatcgccggcagccgcatcgcactttcgtatatccttactactatttacgaggtctatctcgaagcttgccggagatggccgagttgttacgattggaaCCGGACAAGCCGTTGGCTTGTGATTGGATTGTGTATTCAAATTGAGGGTTTTGGGTGCGCGTTTGCCAAATTAACAAAGTCTTTATACTTATGGTAAAGCATGATGAACATGATTATTTCTTCCTTTTAACCTTTCACGCCATTAATGTAAATTTGAACACGAATTcttcttttacaaaaataaacaatatatacagtATGACCACAACAGACCATTGTCCGGCTAGTGGAACAATGGATTAATCAgaaatttgttttgattgcTTAAACATGAATTTGAGTGTACGTCAGTAACCCGTTGGAATCTCATATCTAGACATATATAGGAATCATTTTTCATTGCtatattattgcaaaatgtttgaagaaaatattgtttaatttatgtaaaacacatgtttactaaaatgtgatattgatatttaaaaattctGTTAAAGTCAGTATgactatatatattatttaacgcATTTTCGTATGGTATTATGTGTTTCCACGTTTGTCTAGTTTAGTTCAGGTCAGGTCTAGTTACTGGACCACTTTACCAGCACCAAACAAGTTTAAGTCGAAACCTGAGCAGTTACAAATACGATATGAAATATCATTGgttcataaatcattaaattataaggcaatagtttattttataagatattAACGATCGAACAATCTAAAGAAAATAATagtgtattgatttatttatgtggAAACAAATATCATCAGTAAATTTATTCAGAACATGAAACATACTTTATATGTATATCATTCATATGAAACATGATCCCGAGTAGTTAAAAAAGCGGCATTGGATGGGATGCATGTTCATACATCGTAATATTTCGTATgcaaaaattgtttatttacgTAAAAGAAAGCAATCTCTATACTAAAGGACTGGCGTATGACTTGACCGGCTGAGACATCATCAAGATTTTAGTTCGAAGTTGCCACAATTCCAGTCGCAACTACATATCAGAAGTATTTAAAAACTGTTCTAGTAAGGTACAAGGAAATACGCGAAACTGTAGCTCTTTTTCAACAGACCAGTGCCTGGTGTAAAGTGGCTGCCTAATGTAAAGTACCGACACATGTGAAGcagttttccttaattttaataaaactgagcAAATGTCAAGGTATCATTTAATTGCAAGTGTCAGGCAAGTAAGCTGCTGGTATCAATTGTTAACgttctttcggtatgacgcgttGGGGGATCATGAATCTTCGACCTTCAGCAGTCGAAGAGGTACTGAGCTATCGGGGTGGTAACAGACGCCAACACAAGAATGGCCAAGCCTgtgtatttaatgatttatcCCACTAATACAAATTAAGGCggagaaaatatttttgagttttttcTTAACGATTTCCTTTCCACAGCTATTTGATTTTTGCATGCAGCCCCATGTAGTGATCCTTTACCAAGATTATTCGAAGTATTGCCCTGTGGTCAAAAGCGACCTTGCCCCAGGGTGTCAggatgtttatatataattcagTATTATCTTTAAATCTACTTTTCTGAAACAGCAAATCCCTGACCTATGATATTTCGTGTATACTCTCATGAAGATGCCatttaccaagattgttcaagtTATGTTCCTGGGATTGAATCATGCCTCGCTCCCAATATATATATGCGAAAAACTACCTgtagaaacaagttcagtagcaaaaagtttaaacataaaccggtttaatggcactgggttaacaccaaagacatagaacataaaaacaaaaatcacaacaagaaacatggaagaacagcacaaaactcctcAAACAGCACATGTCCAAGGTTCTATATACACTTACATAGTAAAagctttgaaaatctttttttctgaaaccgAAATACTTTTGATAATAGAATGTACATTTAGACTCATGAAATGGCTATTTACCAAGATTTTTCAAATCAAGTCCAAAGGggtctttgtttttttaatgtttaaatagcaaaaaaacTAAACAACTCGTCGTAGTGTCTTactaaatgtaaacatattattgaGCTCAGTGCTTTGATATATGAATGTGTTGTGAGATCTGTAAAACTAATTAACtatcaataacaaacataatttataatgctcattttttttaaagatatactaCTTGTACTTTGGGAATATCAGACGTGTAAAATAATGGTATAAGTCTGTATTTACGACGTAAGAGGGTACATCCCCCTCCACATATTAACAAGGATTTTAGCATTGGCCATGCACCCCACACGCATTTTCGGTGCTTCTGCCGTTTACGGTTCTCCTGTTCGAACCACCCCCATTCGACAGTGATCCTTTGTGGTGTGAGTCATTTATGGGGGTTTTCAATGCCTATCACACAGTTGTCAACTAACCCCTAAATAAAGATCTTATTCATCAGTGcattcagcactttgattttcTATATGTCAGAAAACCGGTACAATTATGTGTTGTTGCATTTtaccacaggcatctgaatcattgtttgtcactaaaatgttgtttaaaccCATTTTGGGTCCaaacaatgagataaacaacacatctgaagatatttagtgtctttgatatacaaaaaagaaacaaggtatgtaactcaaacttacccgatttcacggtagagtccagttttatgcaaatttcttaaccaacataaaacaatccatttttaaataagtgacatggaaagaagagtcaattacctttaaaatggtgtgcgatatgttggtataactatattgtcttaagacaaacaagcataattcaatgtccaatcctcgtgtttttctttagtcggaaagagtacagcaaattcagatcgtcaattttccccgtgtaaacagtgCTAAAAACAgacctattgaagttattttatgcttcagtgtacagataaattaattaattaagtttgagttacataccttgtttcttttttgtatatcaaagacactaaatatcttcagatgtgttgtttatctcattgtatgtacccaaaatggttttaaacaacattttagtgacaaacaatgattcagatgcctgtgcaTTTTACTTTGTCATTTCTAAACGCATTTTAAAAGGTGCAAACGTAATCTATCAAGttgaactcattttttttttttgggggggggggggacttaTGTTTACTAAAACGATTGTGTTGCTATTTCAATTGATATGAGTGAAAATCATTTGCTAGTTTACTATAGTCAAACTAACAATGCAATATGCTTCGTGGTAATTGCTAAAAAGGTCCACTTTAAGCAATTCACCTTGTTCCATTTCAATTGATTCATGGCCGTTAAGTCGATCACCCGCTTCATTGTGAGTAGGAAGAATTTTCCAATATAGCCGGTTTCAACAAGTTAGATGCTTAGCCGGTTTCAACCTGTTTTTGGCATAGGCGAACGAGCGTTGTATTTCCTATTCCTATCACACAAGATTTATATGAAGAGGAAGATCTCGAATTTCAGTGCAAGCTTGCTTAAAAGATACTTGGAACGACCTTCCTACGTCGATATCAATCCTAAGCTATCTGATGTTCTGAAATCCATTTTCTTGGTTTTCTCTGAAGTGATCGTGAGCATTACTGTATATCTTAAACACTCGTTCGGAGAAGGAAGTTAACAACTGTTGTGCTGAAATCATATGTTAATTGAAAGTGATGACATTGAACATAATAATTCACAAACACTGAGGCTTTTTGTTCATACGTACAGTTGAAGTAGTACCCAGAACACAATGACGGATTTATGGGATACAGACAAAGGTTAGTAATGAACCTGTACCTAGGTCACATAGGTGAGAAGCAAATGTGTTAGCCACTGCACTAACTTTGCAACCAAAATCGTAGTTCGTATCTTGTAGCcagatatgttttgtttagtttGTCAACGTTTTATGTTGAAGCTACTCATGTTATGATGAATAAAATTACTAGTGTAAGGTTATGATCGGAAATCCGTAACGCCGATGTCCGCTTATAATACGTTGTAAGTTCGACGGTAATGGTGTGAGTATGTTGTTATTGTCTATCTTTTGCGCATTGAAtagacaaatgtttaaaaattatgccaattaaaaagacaaaagtGCGACGGTAAATGATTATGTTACGTTAACAATGTATGCTTCCTTTCAGCAATGTCAGTTGAAGCCCCGCTGCCAGAAAATCCAATTGAATATATTGCAAAGACAGTATTTACTCAACTGAATTTAAGAATGGATAGTCAGCCGCATCCATGGTCAGAACAGACCAGCCAAGGAAGTACATCCGATGCTGAAAGCTATTGCAGTGAAACACCACTTCTGGAGAAAGCTGAACAGACACACACTGTTGAACACGGGCAAAATATGCAAGAAACGACACAAAAGCCCACAGTTGATACCTGTACAATCAATGCGTTTGATCAAAACTCTTGCTCGGTTGATGCAGATTTACTTGATATTGCAGGCTCGGCTTTGACTTTGAATTTTACAGACGTCAATGAGATTGTTCAAATGGCAGTCGTTCCACCACCGCAGATATACGGAAGCGGTTGGGAGTTTGGAAGTATGTGCAGTATCAACCTGCATTCGGTTCAAGACGGTGGGGTTCGCAGTACATGTAACACGTTGGCAAAACACGATGATATTCAGGGTCTCCAAGAACGGCTGCTATCAAGAATATTTGCTGAAAAAATATCCAAATCCGAGTTTGGTTCTGGTTTTATAGGTAAGGAGTTGAATGTCCAATCGCTTGAAAAACTTCAATCTATCAGCAAATACGACTCTCCTCAAAAGACAAGAAGTATGAGAAATGTGATCATAGTGTGCGTaagtaatatgtttttgtactcGACTGTTTTTGGACTAAGAAATTTGCAAAGTAGCATCAATACCGAGGCCGGTGTTGGGGTTCTGTCGCTTGCTGTTTTCTTTTCAACGTTCATGATCGGGAGTTTTGTCACTCCGTTTATCGTCCGAAGGTTTCCCCCAAGGACCTGTCTTTGCTGGAGTGCGTGTGCATATGTCTTCAATATTGTTGCAAACTACTACCCCAAAGTGTACACACTAGTTCCAAGCGCTGCTCTTCATGGATTTGCTGCCGCTGTGTTCTTAAACGCTATTAGCACTTACATTACCGAGGTTGGATTATTTGAAGCCACAATGAAAAGGAAGTCGCTTGAGACTTATATAAGTCGCTATTTTGGCATACTTTCTCTCAGCACCCAGTTTGCAATGGTCGTCGGAAATCTGGTATCCTCCCTTATATTTATGAGTGCTGGAACAAAAATGGAACTGCACAAACAGTTCTACAATGGGAACCAAACCAGTGCAAGTTATCTAGTGGACATTTACCAAGATGGAAACGctactttcaaaacaaataacactGACGTTGTGGTGGCAGTTCCAGCCACATGTGGTAGTAGATGCTTGATAGAGAGTGACGTCACCGAACATCCCGCGTTTGACAATCGGGATATGCTTTTCCTTATAGGAACGTATACTGCATGTGGGATCATTTCCATTCTTGTTATATACTGTTTGTTAGACAAGGTACCAGACTTTAGCCCGAAAACGTTTACTTGCCGTGACCTTGGAAAAGGATGCGTGGAATATTTCCAGATTCTCATTGACAGGAAATTTGGCCTCGCCGTACCGCTGTGTCTTTATACTGTCCTGAGCAGTGGCTTTGTCGTCGCCGACATATTGCAGGTATATGTATGCGCTTTACCTTCTTAGTAAAGATTTATTCTAAAGGCATGACTTtgaaataacttacaaaaaaaaCCTCGTCATTTCAAATGTTAACATGATCAAGAAGGGTGCTCAATACTTGACATTGGTCTTAAAATATCAGTATGGTCATTTATATCGCTATGTTTTAGAGCTACATCACCTGTCCGCTCGGTGTTCAGATGGTCGGCTATTCCATGATCTGTTATGGGGTGTGCGGGTCGCTGAGTTCTGTTGCAGTTGCCAAGGTTACACGTCTGACCGGAAGAATGCCAATTGTTCTCTTAGGTAGTTCATCTAGATTATAACTTTTTGTACTACCATATTTACTGATTACAACGATTGAATGTAATGGACTAAactaaagtgtttttttcaccATAGATTATTCGTGTTTCTCTTACATTTACCATCTAAGGGGGCTCGATTCAGCCACCTTCATAGTACTTTACAATACTgagtaaaataaaatggaaactcCTGGGATTTTGTCTCCCAGTTATTGTGCTAATTCTCAACTTCTGTTTCAGTGGTTTAGTTTACTTTATAGTGAACCATTCCACGGATGTCACCTGGAACTGTTTCCGCGCCAAATGAAAAGTGGGATGTAACATCTTCTTGTTAATTAGGAGgtaaaataatctttaaaaaaacagaatGAGGAATTCTTAAAGATTGTTTAACTGTGAATTAAGGCtaatttaaagcaaatattatTTGCCTTATCCAAGGTAAGTAAATTCGGTTATTTACCGAACTACAATGATTGGTAGATAGCGTTTTCCTCCTGCGTCTACGGGGAATAAGGGGTATCGTCAAAATCGAAATAGATCATAGACCAATAAAAAACTAATAATCAATTCATCAAAAATGATAAGGTCATTTCATTCAACAAGAGCATTTTTCAACCTGATGCCATCAGCAAAGTATTGTCCTTTTTGAACTTCAGAATGTATTGTTCATTGGTTTTGATGTACTGCTCATCAAAGTTAACTCGATATAATTATTGTTCACCAGGCCGGACAAACAGATTTCctctgggtactccggtttccatTACAAGACAAGAGCACAGTCTCGcgtatatttattcatattttaataaattcaattaagAAATCGCCACAATGCAAAAGTGAGTGTGAAGTACAAATTATAGTCTGGTTGCATGTCTTCAATCGTTctcaaacattgttttcattcgttcaaatatatttaattgtttttaacagCTTTTCAAATTTACAATCAGCAAATCTGTGATTGTCTTCGTTAAATTAGCTCACCTCCTTATGTTGCGAAGGAATTATGTTTATCTCTTGGAAATGactgaacctcaaaactaaatacaaatgaaactttaaaaacaaacttccAATCCcaatttgttataataatgGAAGATCATATGCTATGGCAAGTTTCTTAAAACTCAAGTGTTAAGATACCAGATCACAAGTTCAACTAGTTCTCTATAGCGCCTATGTCAAGGTTTAGTAGACACAAACTTGTTTACAGAACAGCGTCTCGCAACTTTTGGAATGCAAGGTCAAATCATTACGAGTCGAATAGGACAGGTAAGACGAGAGTGAGTAAGctaatatgatataaaataataatcggCATCAGGTATGTAAGGGCGCTCAAGAAAACTTCTGTACTTTCAGCTGCCGCCTTAAACTTGGCCTGTCTCATCGGCATGATGTACTGGGAACCGACTGAGGTGGACCAGCCGTGGCTTTTGGCGTTGTTGGGTGTCTGGGGGTTCGCCGATGGCATATGGCAGTCACAGACTAACAGTATGCAccattgatttatttcaatactATTAACCCAATACTACTAGTATAATGTATAAAGAAAGGGCTTGAATTTCATTTGTTAACGTGTGATGAAATAGAAACAGTGGTAATAAAACATTGccatttgatttatttgcagTTGATTAATCATCTTCAGAGTAAGCAATGTTTGAGTCTTTCTCTGGTTATTTTTCATTTGCCACATTTTTGTTCCTTTTCATTAGGCCTCATTTCGACAGTCTTCGCTGACCGCTATGAAGAGGCGTTTGGAAGTTGTAGGGTTCTGCAAGGAGTGGCTGGAATAGCCGTTTTCCTCATGTCTAGCTCGCTTTGTATGACGTCCAAGATACTCTTCATCGTCGGCTCATGCGTAGTCACAACAACCTGCTATATTGTGCTTGAAATAGCTGAAATGAAATCCATGAAACTAGCAATGTCTACTTTACAAGTCGAAGTTAACTGATTGATAGTCTTAACCGATGATTAACTTTAAAGCATTCTGTTTCTTTCCCAGTTTTATTCAGTAAAGGTTTCATTGTACCTCATCTGTATAATCATctcaaataattatacatgtgaAAATGTAGATATACTGCTTCTTTTTGAAGTGtgttttaagttgttgttttttaaatattcatatttacaaGACCTTTTGAGTCTTACATCAGGCTTTATGTGCCTCATTTTAACCTCGATGAGTTGTtcgtacatgtatattttgtttatgatttgtcaatgttttgtataatgttatAACGATATCAAATTCGACGTTCTGCTGCTTAGAATTCGGATCAAtctaattcatttattttagtaCTGCTTTGTACAGTGTTACAAGACGTTGATCGATCGTCCGATATTGGGGTTTCTATATAGTTGAAAGAATACAGAACTGGTTTGTTCTGGATCCATTGAGATTGGCAGATGATATTTTAGCGTTCAGCCTTTCCTGGTTA contains:
- the LOC128244013 gene encoding protein unc-93 homolog A-like translates to MTDLWDTDKAMSVEAPLPENPIEYIAKTVFTQLNLRMDSQPHPWSEQTSQGSTSDAESYCSETPLLEKAEQTHTVEHGQNMQETTQKPTVDTCTINAFDQNSCSVDADLLDIAGSALTLNFTDVNEIVQMAVVPPPQIYGSGWEFGSMCSINLHSVQDGGVRSTCNTLAKHDDIQGLQERLLSRIFAEKISKSEFGSGFIGKELNVQSLEKLQSISKYDSPQKTRSMRNVIIVCVSNMFLYSTVFGLRNLQSSINTEAGVGVLSLAVFFSTFMIGSFVTPFIVRRFPPRTCLCWSACAYVFNIVANYYPKVYTLVPSAALHGFAAAVFLNAISTYITEVGLFEATMKRKSLETYISRYFGILSLSTQFAMVVGNLVSSLIFMSAGTKMELHKQFYNGNQTSASYLVDIYQDGNATFKTNNTDVVVAVPATCGSRCLIESDVTEHPAFDNRDMLFLIGTYTACGIISILVIYCLLDKVPDFSPKTFTCRDLGKGCVEYFQILIDRKFGLAVPLCLYTVLSSGFVVADILQSYITCPLGVQMVGYSMICYGVCGSLSSVAVAKVTRLTGRMPIVLLVVYGIRYVRALKKTSVLSAAALNLACLIGMMYWEPTEVDQPWLLALLGVWGFADGIWQSQTNSLISTVFADRYEEAFGSCRVLQGVAGIAVFLMSSSLCMTSKILFIVGSCVVTTTCYIVLEIAEMKSMKLAMSTLQVEVN